The Linepithema humile isolate Giens D197 chromosome 7, Lhum_UNIL_v1.0, whole genome shotgun sequence genome has a window encoding:
- the LOC105668197 gene encoding PDZ and LIM domain protein Zasp, producing the protein MAQLISVKLSRFDGSAWGFRLQGGKDFGTPLLVQKVNSGSPAEAAGLKAGDAVIRVNTTEMYNLRHKDAQDVIVKAGNNFELTVQRGGSTWKPHVAPATANLPSPIHTASAGNIAPVTKTSLAVKKQDGPHAGGGHNFSPKPFLNGTGDGPIKSIVNKQYNSPVGIYSEETIAETLSAQAEVLAGGVLGVNFKKNEKNYNAENSEVFKMVQEADKEPKTPEPAEPSIVSGVITPSSPALTGLRPVQAPETKPQPSTPQTSLPPGQNICAECERLIVLFNLYYLVSSRTEFYSSVSHAVGGRATSPRSPTPLFHAMSGGGGGALASSNPFIPTDESRNETPQQQKQESSAGSESSTPGGVVCNNCDRVIVGVFVRIKDKNLHVECFKCSTCGTSLKNVGYYNINNKLYCDIHAKLVARQNAPSGLVPLTIPPPGGKAPASTISAALANAPLSPPLSNHGSSPLPFSACNRTSPDSGSQHIWRSTSYTNGCIRNGECNGESKMFTSTITIQTGGTEPTTRLGTPPVDPPSIRSVQAPTSNNLIGPKPFGGSSGFSSNLPSTPILNSGNSTLPRPQSQTATGRYSTLPKPKSSPFRESVKYPPKRMYYIFRVLCILFYLVISTFLSSVATPLFVTPETSSSQIYERSCYYEIVEGTRNHSSRPSSVKSGRSLAWPPPKPIEDITYPTASPLYINPNPIPDKRCHQAIREKRASIEACQRALSRRTERHRSESVDREVERATREYNRRHEIDAMDRVNCPGQPVYRRVELVDTSSRTSRSDVTTSRPSSTDSVRRSLTPTRIVQPIPKPWTATVSGGGTNLYEQSYAGQQQQPAGQVCKKFMQREICHRERVSGGREHREEQRAYRAEICRREQTICPKPPLPTPKQEPAEIIKEVDTEVTDLRGDETDEAEVSKGIQGEHDFITETAEETVDGMRVKQSATFEKTVERVPSPEKSNTPIIEEAENETKTECFAKRTETHINRRVEDTAEERTVEESAETVTSAIDAQQMLEKAKQEEEERKKEEEEEERRKEEEERKRREEEERKRQEEEEKKRREEEERAKKHVTFDDDDVEVEEVREQPLGRTVVREERITESEGSTPGRCKITKETYEEITEEVLVQERVKRKGAERPSLEDERKKSLREQVEVHQNLRNQQAPERRSVVVKYGQPPQDTMETCKKRVQFLKETETGPKPLSDTPVKNSTPKEWKSEMVNALTTAPDRSYTPLNATSSVKELYTEETIYLDHRCRPKPPPPKKEIRPISPFQQALTIAPERSYTPLSREIGPEDQQIASRSQTPSLQVQNNGPCPPLNILYGDENTTKESYAREQICVKKEIKKSGPRPLPTPPPDHRLRDSSASPAPRSRPETPKSCKSYTAGLKKPDTIPLYQRNLVAMKKGPVEGQPFVPSRTPTPTPNRSKSPAQGPPEPPACYVKVHAPRVREDPPPSKHGGSVHFPSRKTISYNVEEDTDSGHRKQEYSASRTVNYDEKETANLDAGPTDALYAQFQETRCMTSEESSEQQNTATLVKKALQVVEDYEKCERKEVLPPAPPPQSPQPSICAISKVSHTKPILSCPMTSRATPAPIYSSSTEVRHIRYETPSPKSCPETGVTVLPCKAHSDRGMKTGVVVVPCEDSQTTCPKSGICVTPTKDRSGVCVSPCFGMQSGTCGQPSGTCGRESACDLNISSYPDSDICVTPCADGSVCVAPCKKPGPSQSNLPFPQIPLPYEETPPPSTAPQCPVPSFKPRTNLSGQLARLTAKNGQQNVPMVQLYKPIQPRAQAQPPQTQSYTESTIYHAQSYRESHCESGNNCQSTQNRCQDQIHCDPPSKIQSLVDPPNLSSHPDLGTGVGGPGGASSKSGSFAGSSAPKRGRGILNQAVGAGSRIPLCAHCNSYVRGPFITALGQIWCPDHFVCVNGQCRRPLQDIGFVEEKGQLYCEYCFEKFIAPSCNKCNNKIKGDCLNAIGKHFHPECFNCAYCGKLFGNSPFFLEEGLPYCEADWNELFTTKCFACGFPVEAGDRWVEALNNNYHSQCFNCTMCKKNLEGQSFYAKGGRPFCKNHAR; encoded by the exons ATGGCACAGCTGATCAGCGTCAAGCTGTCCAGGTTCGACGGTTCCGCCTGGGGTTTCCGTTTGCAAGGCGGCAAGGATTTCGGTACGCCGCTCCTCGTCCAAAAG GTCAATAGCGGTTCCCCGGCGGAAGCAGCTGGTCTTAAAGCGGGCGATGCGGTTATCAGAGTCAACACTACtgaaatgtataatttgaGGCACAAGGACGCGCAGGATGTTATAGTCAAGGCCGGAAATAATTTCGAACTGACTGTTCAAAG AGGAGGCAGTACCTGGAAACCGCATGTAGCACCCGCAACTGCAAACTTGCCGTCTCCGATACACACCGCTTCCGCAGGTAACATCGCGCCAGTCACAAAGACCTCTTTGGCAGTTAAGAAACAGGATGGTCCCCATGCCGGCGGCGGACACAATTTCAGCCCCAAGCCATTC ctgAACGGCACTGGCGACGGTCCAATTAAGTCCATCGTGAACAAACAGTATAACAGCCCCGTAGGGATCTACAGCGAGGAGACTATTGCGGAGACGTTATCTGCTCAAGCGGAGGTTCTGGCCGGAGGTGTCCTTGG ggtcaattttaaaaagaacgAAAAGAACTACAATGCTGAGAACAGCGAAGTTTTTAAAATGGTCCAGGAAGCGGACAAGGAACCAAAAACTCCAGAACCTG CGGAGCCGAGTATCGTGAGCGGCGTGATAACGCCATCATCGCCCGCCCTGACAGGACTAAGGCCGGTCCAAGCACCGGAGACGAAGCCGCAACCGTCAACGCCGCAAACGAGCCTACCACCAGGACAGAACATCTGTGCCGAGTGCGAGAGGCTCATTGT tttatttaatttatactatCTTG TTTCTTCAAGGACAGAGTTTTACTCTTCGGTGAGCCACGCGGTTGGCGGAAGGGCCACTTCACCGAGGTCACCCACGCCTCTGTTTCATGCTATGagcggtggtggtggtggtgcaCTTGCCAGTAGCAACCCCTTTATACCGACGGACGAATCGAGGAATGAGACACCACAACAGCAAAAACAAGAATCGTCCGCCGGGTCGGAGTCGTCGACGCCGGGCGGAGTCGTTTGTAACAACTGCGACCGAGTGATCGT AGGTGTCTTCGTAAGGATCAAGGACAAGAATCTCCATGTGGAGTGCTTCAAGTGCTCGACCTGCGGCACATCTCTAAAAAATGTCGGTTACTACAATATCAACAATAAATTGTACTGCGACATTCATGCGAAACTTGTCGCCAGGCAAAACGCACCGTCTGGTCTCGTACCTCTCACTATACCACCACC AGGTGGCAAAGCACCGGCCAGCACCATTAGTGCGGCATTGGCGAATGCTCCTTTATCGCCGCCCCTCAGCAATCACGGATCGTCACCTCTGCCATTCTCC GCGTGCAATCGTACGAGTCCCGATTCTGGATCCCAGCATATATGGCGATCGACCTCGTACACGAACGGATGCATCAGGAATGGCGAGTGCAACGGCGAATCGAAAATGTTCACGAGCACGATCACCATCCAAACAGGTGGCACAGAG CCTACCACCCGTCTTGGCACCCCGCCCGTCGATCCACCCAGCATACGATCAGTTCAG gCACCAACGAGCAACAATCTCATCGGTCCTAAGCCCTTTGGTGGATCGAGTGGATTCTCATCGAATTTACCTTCAACTCCGATATTAAATTCCGGAAACAGTACCTTGCCACGTCCTCAGAGCCAGACTGCGACAG GTCGGTACTCTACCCTGCCAAAGCCAAAAAGTTCGCCTTTCAGAG AATCTGTTAAATACCCACCCAAACgcatgtattatatttttcgtgtGTTATGTATCCTGTTTTACCTCGTGATTTCGACATTCTTATCGTCCGTCGCCACCCCCCTATTCGTCACCCCAGAAACCTCCAGCAGTCAGATCTACGAAAGATCCTGCTATTACGAAATCGTGGAGGGCACGAGGAACCACTCTTCCCGCCCCAGTTCTGTAAAATCCGGCCGAAGTCTTGCTTGGCCACCCCCCAAACCTATCGAAGATATCACATATCCCACTGCCAGTCCTCTCTATATTAATCCGAATCCCATCCCCGACAAAAGGTGCCACCAGGCGATCAGAGAAAAACGTGCCAGCATCGAGGCTTGCCAGCGAGCTTTAAGCCGTAGAACCGAAAGACATCGAAGTGAAAGCGTCGATCGGGAGGTCGAAAGAGCGACGAGAGAATATAATCGTCGGCACGAAATTGACGCGATGGATCGAGTGAATTGTCCTGGACAACCGGTGTATCGGCGTGTCGAGCTGGTGGACACGAGCAGCAGAACCTCTCGATCGGATGTGACAACCTCGAGACCGAGCTCGACCGACAGTGTCCGACGATCGCTGACACCAACTAGAATTGTGCAGCCGATTCCGAAACCGTGGACTGCGACCGTCAGTGGCGGAGGTACGAATCTGTACGAGCAGAGTTACGCCGGGCAGCAGCAACAACCCGCGGGGCAAGTCTGCAAGAAATTCATGCAGCGGGAAATCTGTCATCGAGAACGCGTGTCGGGCGGCAGGGAACATCGGGAGGAACAGCGAGCTTACCGAGCGGAGATCTGTCGGAGGGAGCAAACAATTTGCCCAAAACCGCCCTTGCCCACGCCTAAGCAGGAGCCAGCTGAGATAATCAAAGAAGTCGACACCGAAGTCACCGATCTGAGAGGCGACGAGACGGACGAGGCGGAAGTCTCGAAAGGAATTCAGGGCGAACACGATTTCATCACAGAGACGGCTGAAGAAACCGTAGACGGCATGCGTGTAAAACAGTCGGCAACCTTCGAAAAGACCGTGGAGAGAGTGCCGTCGCCGGAGAAATCTAACACGCCAATAATTGAGGAGGCGGAGAATGAAACAAAGACCGAGTGCTTCGCGAAAAGAACTGAAACGCACATCAATCGACGAGTGGAAGATACAGCGGAAGAACGAACTGTGGAGGAGTCCGCCGAGACAGTTACGTCGGCCATCGACGCACAGCAGATGCTAGAGAAAGCCAAGcaggaagaagaggaaagaaagaaagaagaggaagaagaagaacgaaggaaagaggaagaagaaagaaagagacgcGAAGAAGAAGAACGAAAACGGcaagaggaggaagaaaagaaaagacgTGAAGAAGAAGAGAGGGCCAAGAAGCACGTGACTTTTGACGACGATGATGTAGAAGTTGAAGAGGTGCGGGAGCAGCCGTTAGGCAGAACCGTCGTGCGAGAGGAGCGCATCACAGAGTCGGAAGGATCTACTCCAGGCCGTTGCAAGATTACGAAGGAAACGTACGAAGAAATTACTGAAGAAGTACTAGTTCAAGAACGAGTGAAAAGAAAAGGAGCTGAGCGGCCGAGCTTGGAAGACGAACGCAAAAAAAGCTTGCGGGAGCAAGTGGAGGTCCATCAGAATCTCCGAAATCAACAAGCGCCGGAAAGACGCAGCGTCGTTGTGAAGTACGGCCAGCCGCCTCAAGATACCATGGAAACGTGTAAAAAGAGAGTGCAATTCTTGAAAGAGACGGAGACAGGGCCGAAACCCTTGTCGGACACGCCCGTGAAAAATTCCACGCCGAAGGAGTGGAAGTCCGAGATGGTGAACGCTCTGACAACTGCGCCCGATCGATCTTACACGCCATTAAACGCCACTTCCAGCGTAAAAGAGCTCTACACCGAAGAGACCATCTACCTAGACCACAGATGCCGACCTAAACCACCGCCGCCTAAGAAAGAAATTCGGCCAATTTCACCTTTCCAGCAAGCTCTGACGATTGCGCCCGAACGATCTTACACTCCTCTGAGTCGCGAAATCGGGCCGGAAGATCAGCAGATCGCCAGTAGATCGCAGACTCCGAGCCTTCAGGTGCAAAATAACGGTCCTTGTCCGCCGTTGAATATTCTGTACGGCGATGAGAATACAACGAAAGAATCTTACGCGCGAGAGCAAATATgcgttaaaaaagaaattaaaaaatccgGACCGCGACCTTTGCCCACTCCGCCGCCGGATCATCGTCTGAGAGATTCTTCGGCATCGCCTGCTCCAAGATCTCGACCGGAAACGCCTAAATCGTGCAAATCGTACACGGCGGGTCTGAAGAAGCCCGATACCATACCGCTCTATCAGAGAAATCTAGTGGCAATGAAAAAAGGACCGGTGGAAGGTCAGCCGTTCGTTCCCAGCAGAACGCCGACCCCGACGCCTAACAGATCGAAATCGCCTGCTCAAGGACCGCCCGAGCCGCCTGCTTGTTATGTAAAAGTTCACGCGCCAAGAGTTCGAGAAGATCCACCACCATCAAAACACGGTGGATCGGTGCATTTTCCCTCGCGTAAGACCATCTCCTACAACGTGGAAGAGGATACCGACAGCGGTCACAGAAAGCAGGAATATTCCGCGTCAAGAACCGTTAATTATGACGAGAAGGAAACCGCCAATCTCGATGCGGGCCCGACGGACGCGCTCTACGCTCAATTTCAGGAAACACGATGCATGACTAGCGAGGAGTCTAGCGAGCAGCAGAACACCGCGACTCTCGTGAAAAAAGCGCTTCAGGTAGTCGAGGATTACGAGAAGTGCGAGCGAAAGGAAGTGTTGCCGCCGGCACCGCCGCCTCAGAGCCCGCAACCGAGTATTTGCGCTATCAGCAAGGTGAGCCACACGAAGCCCATCTTATCGTGCCCTATGACCTCACGAGCAACCCCCGCGCCGATCTACAGCAGTTCGACGGAAGTGCGTCACATACGATACGAAACACCGTCGCCGAAATCCTGCCCGGAGACAGGAGTGACCGTTCTACCGTGTAAAGCGCACTCTGATCGCGGTATGAAAACTGGCGTCGTCGTGGTGCCGTGCGAAGATTCGCAAACTACCTGTCCTAAGTCCGGAATCTGTGTGACGCCGACGAAGGATCGATCGGGCGTGTGCGTGTCGCCCTGCTTCGGCATGCAATCCGGCACTTGCGGTCAACCGTCGGGCACCTGCGGTCGCGAATCGGCTTGCGACTTAAACATCTCCAGCTACCCGGACTCCGATATCTGCGTCACCCCCTGCGCCGACGGTTCCGTTTGCGTGGCACCATGCAAAAAACCCGGTCCGAGTCAATCGAATCTTCCCTTCCCGCAAATCCCGCTTCCTTACGAAGAAACACCACCCCCGTCGACCGCTCCTCAATGCCCAGTTCCGAGCTTCAAGCCTCGCACTAACCTGAGCGGTCAGCTCGCGCGATTAACGGCCAAGAACGGCCAGCAAAACGTGCCCATGGTGCAGCTTTACAAGCCAATTCAGCCCCGAGCTCAAGCTCAGCCTCCCCAGACTCAAAGCTACACCGAGAGCACTATTTATCACGCTCAGAGTTACCGCGAGTCCCACTGCGAGTCCGGCAATAATTGTCAGAGCACCCAGAACCGCTGCCAGGACCAGATTCACTGTGATCCCCCTAGTAAGATCCAGAGTTTAGTAGACCCACCAAATTTGTCGTCCCACCCGGATCTAGGTACCGGAGTCGGCGGCCCCGGCGGCGCGAGCTCCAAGAGCGGATCGTTCGCGGGTAGCAGCGCGCCTAAACGCGGACGGGGCATCCTGAATCAAGCTGTCGGAGCAGGATCGCGTATACCGCTGTGCGCACACTGCAACTCATACGTCAG AGGACCTTTCATCACCGCTCTCGGCCAGATCTGGTGCCCTGATCATTTCGTATGCGTCAACGGTCAATGCCGCCGTCCTCTTCAAGACATTGGCTTCGTCGAGGAAAAAGGACAACTCTACTGCGAATACTGTTTCGAAAAATTCATCGCGCCTTCGTGCAACAAGTGCAATAATAAGATCAAGGGC GATTGTCTGAACGCAATTGGAAAACACTTCCACCCTGAATGCTTCAACTGCGCCTATTGCGGAAAACTCTTTGGTAATAGTCCGTTCTTCCTAGAAGAAGGATTGCCCTACTGCGAAGCTG ACTGGAACGAGCTGTTCACCACAAAATGTTTCGCGTGTGGATTCCCAGTCGAGGCTGGCGATCGTTGGGTGGAGGCCCTGAATAATAACTACCACAGCCAATGCTTCAACTGCACG ATGTGCAAAAAGAATCTCGAGGGCCAAAGCTTCTATGCAAAAGGCGGTCGTCCGTTCTGCAAAAATCATGCACGTTAA